A region of Bradyrhizobium sp. SZCCHNS1050 DNA encodes the following proteins:
- a CDS encoding TAXI family TRAP transporter solute-binding subunit, protein MSIVTKAASQVALAALAAGLMLSQASAQAWPQLQQQPPQPPRPAATRSIIVPVAPAARPNGAPVIPAPPRPAGLPASLSPAPGSGPDVWRLPNPTDVNDGTVTIITAPAGGATSVFGSDMARVLDDQTNVRVLPVLGKGPVRNVSDILFLKSIDMGAVAADVPEFYRLQYGIPDITSQLRYIARLYHNEIHVIARSSIRSIFDLNGKRVIAPTDVGFYSARVIFNRLGLTASFDYATDDAKSIQKLIDGDADAYIVSTGKVFQLARNIRNDNRALHLVTIPYDRRLQDLYLPTTLSSEEYPNLLNPGETIETVAIGMLLVSYNWPENTERYRKVARFVEAFFANYDEFMKPPRHPKWRESSIVAAIPNWKRFKAAEEWLLAHNMVPRPQVADVRQTQFESFVRQSGGQLSNDPAERSALFRQFLQWRQQHGGPPTPSR, encoded by the coding sequence ATGTCCATCGTCACGAAGGCAGCTTCGCAAGTCGCGCTCGCCGCGCTCGCAGCCGGACTCATGCTGAGCCAGGCATCGGCGCAGGCCTGGCCGCAGCTGCAACAACAACCGCCGCAGCCGCCGCGCCCGGCAGCGACCCGCTCCATCATCGTGCCCGTCGCCCCGGCCGCCCGGCCGAACGGCGCGCCCGTGATCCCCGCGCCGCCACGTCCCGCCGGCCTGCCGGCGTCGCTGTCGCCCGCGCCCGGTAGCGGGCCGGACGTGTGGCGGCTGCCCAACCCGACCGACGTCAACGACGGCACCGTCACCATCATCACCGCGCCGGCCGGCGGCGCCACCTCCGTGTTCGGCTCGGACATGGCACGCGTGCTCGATGATCAGACCAACGTCCGCGTGCTGCCGGTGCTCGGCAAGGGACCGGTGCGCAACGTCTCGGATATTCTGTTCCTGAAGAGCATCGACATGGGCGCGGTCGCCGCCGACGTGCCCGAATTCTATCGCCTGCAATACGGCATTCCCGACATCACCTCGCAGCTCCGCTACATCGCGCGGCTCTATCACAACGAGATCCATGTCATCGCGCGCTCCTCGATCCGCTCGATCTTCGATCTCAACGGCAAGCGCGTCATCGCGCCGACCGATGTCGGCTTCTATTCCGCGCGCGTGATCTTCAACCGGCTCGGCCTGACGGCGTCGTTCGACTACGCGACCGATGACGCCAAATCGATCCAGAAGCTGATCGATGGCGACGCCGACGCCTACATCGTCTCCACCGGCAAGGTGTTCCAGCTCGCCCGCAACATCAGGAACGACAACCGCGCGCTGCACCTGGTGACGATCCCCTACGACCGCCGGCTGCAGGACCTCTATCTGCCGACGACATTGTCCTCCGAGGAATATCCGAACCTGCTCAACCCCGGCGAGACGATCGAGACGGTGGCGATCGGCATGCTGCTCGTCAGCTACAATTGGCCGGAGAATACCGAGCGCTACCGAAAGGTGGCGCGCTTCGTCGAGGCGTTCTTCGCCAACTACGACGAGTTCATGAAGCCGCCGCGGCATCCGAAATGGCGGGAGTCGAGCATCGTCGCCGCGATCCCGAACTGGAAGCGGTTCAAGGCTGCGGAAGAGTGGCTGCTGGCGCACAACATGGTGCCGCGGCCGCAGGTCGCCGACGTGCGCCAGACCCAGTTCGAGAGCTTCGTGCGCCAGAGCGGGGGACAGCTGTCGAACGATCCGGCTGAGCGCAGCGCCCTGTTCCGCCAGTTCCTGCAATGGCGCCAGCAGCATGGCGGGCCGCCGACGCCGTCGCGCTGA
- a CDS encoding xanthine dehydrogenase family protein subunit M, giving the protein MIPGPFDYHRPASVSDAIKLLTDLGDDARPLAGGHSLLPMMKLRLATPAHLIDLHGIAGLKGIRRDGDRIVIGAMTTQAELLASTEIGANLPILHETALLIADPQVRYRGTLGGNVANGDPGNDMPALMLALDASYRLEGPNGAREVAAREFYQGAYFTALEPGEILTGMSIPVPPVGHGYAYEKLKRKVGDYATAAAAVVLTMAGGKVASCVIALTNLHETPLLATDAANAVIGTALDDAALKAAANAARAIMQPASDARGPAEYRIHVGGIMVMRALQRAASRSK; this is encoded by the coding sequence ATGATTCCTGGCCCGTTCGACTATCACCGGCCGGCGAGCGTCAGCGATGCGATCAAGCTGCTCACCGACCTCGGCGATGACGCGCGACCGCTCGCCGGCGGCCACAGCCTGCTGCCGATGATGAAGCTGCGACTGGCGACCCCGGCGCATCTGATCGATCTGCACGGCATCGCCGGGCTCAAGGGCATCCGCCGCGATGGCGACCGCATCGTCATCGGCGCGATGACCACGCAGGCCGAGCTGCTGGCCTCGACCGAGATCGGAGCCAACCTGCCGATCCTGCACGAAACGGCGCTTTTGATCGCCGATCCGCAGGTGCGCTACCGCGGCACGCTCGGCGGCAACGTCGCCAATGGCGATCCCGGCAACGACATGCCGGCGCTGATGCTGGCGCTCGATGCAAGCTACCGTCTGGAGGGGCCGAACGGCGCCCGTGAGGTCGCGGCGCGCGAGTTCTACCAGGGCGCCTATTTCACCGCGCTGGAGCCGGGCGAGATCCTCACCGGGATGAGCATTCCCGTTCCGCCTGTGGGACACGGCTACGCCTATGAGAAGCTGAAGCGCAAGGTCGGCGACTACGCGACCGCCGCGGCGGCCGTCGTGCTGACCATGGCCGGCGGCAAGGTGGCGAGCTGTGTGATCGCACTCACCAATCTGCACGAGACGCCGCTGCTCGCGACCGACGCGGCGAACGCCGTGATCGGCACGGCGCTCGACGATGCCGCGCTGAAGGCCGCTGCGAATGCAGCGCGCGCGATCATGCAGCCGGCGTCCGATGCGCGCGGCCCGGCCGAGTACCGCATCCATGTCGGCGGCATCATGGTGATGCGCGCCCTGCAGCGCGCGGCGAGCCGGTCGAAGTAA
- a CDS encoding (2Fe-2S)-binding protein, translating into MPKTHITMKVNGSEVEGLAEPRTLLVHFLREQAQLTGTHIGCETSHCGACTIDIDGMSVKSCTMLAVQANGCEITTIEGMANADGTLSPLQEGFRMMHGLQCGFCTPGMILRAHRLLRENPSPTEAEIRAGISGNICRCTGYQNIVKAIQYAAAKINGVEFQEAAE; encoded by the coding sequence ATGCCCAAAACCCATATCACGATGAAGGTGAACGGCAGCGAGGTCGAAGGCCTCGCCGAGCCGCGCACGCTGCTGGTTCATTTCCTGCGCGAGCAGGCGCAGCTCACCGGCACCCATATCGGCTGCGAGACAAGCCATTGCGGCGCCTGCACCATCGACATCGACGGCATGAGCGTGAAGAGCTGCACCATGCTCGCGGTGCAGGCCAACGGCTGCGAGATCACCACGATCGAGGGCATGGCCAACGCCGACGGCACACTGTCGCCGCTGCAGGAAGGCTTCCGCATGATGCACGGCCTGCAATGCGGCTTTTGCACGCCCGGCATGATTTTGCGCGCGCATCGGCTGCTGCGGGAGAATCCGTCGCCGACGGAGGCGGAAATCCGCGCCGGCATCTCCGGCAACATCTGCCGCTGCACCGGCTACCAGAACATCGTCAAGGCGATCCAATACGCCGCCGCCAAGATCAACGGCGTGGAATTCCAGGAGGCCGCGGAATGA
- a CDS encoding MFS transporter: MHGPNTRFEQAPHFIPDSRQAWARLALALVIGSIGGAGMWTVVVVLPVVQAEFAASRGAVSLAYTLTMFGFGLGGVIVGRITDRFGIVTAMALSIATTAAAYLLAGASVTLWQFQAVYFLVGLGSSVTFAPLMAEASHWFVRYRGLAVTIVASGNYVAGTVWPPLVNWGVQQIGWRASHVALGVFCAVTMSALLLVLRARMDGAGAQNHASAAPPQLELPISTNALTVLLSVAAIACCVAMAMPQVHIVAYCGDLGYGVAIGAQMLSLMMALGIVSRIGSGFLADRIGGVRTLLIGSLAQGFALLFYLFFDGLTSLYLISGMFGLFQGGIVPSYAIIVREAMPAREAATRVGIIIFASVFGMSFGGWVSGVIFDATGSYSAAFANGIAWNGLNLAIVVTLLILARRQHRLAA, translated from the coding sequence GTGCACGGACCCAATACAAGATTCGAGCAAGCGCCTCATTTCATTCCGGACTCGCGCCAGGCCTGGGCGCGGCTGGCGCTTGCGCTCGTCATCGGTTCCATCGGCGGCGCGGGGATGTGGACCGTCGTCGTCGTTCTGCCGGTCGTGCAGGCCGAGTTCGCCGCCAGCCGCGGCGCGGTCTCGCTGGCCTACACGCTGACGATGTTCGGCTTCGGCCTCGGCGGCGTCATCGTCGGCCGGATCACCGACCGCTTCGGCATCGTCACCGCAATGGCGCTCAGCATCGCGACGACGGCCGCGGCCTATCTGCTCGCCGGCGCCTCGGTGACGCTGTGGCAGTTTCAGGCGGTGTATTTCCTGGTCGGGCTCGGCTCGTCCGTCACCTTCGCGCCGCTGATGGCGGAGGCGTCGCACTGGTTCGTGCGCTATCGCGGCCTCGCCGTCACCATCGTCGCCTCCGGCAACTACGTCGCCGGCACGGTATGGCCGCCGCTGGTGAATTGGGGCGTGCAGCAGATCGGCTGGCGCGCCAGCCATGTCGCGCTCGGTGTGTTCTGCGCGGTGACGATGAGCGCGCTGCTCCTGGTGTTGCGCGCCCGCATGGATGGCGCCGGCGCGCAGAATCATGCCAGCGCGGCGCCGCCGCAACTGGAGCTGCCGATCTCCACCAATGCGCTGACGGTGCTGCTCAGCGTCGCCGCGATCGCCTGCTGCGTGGCGATGGCGATGCCGCAGGTGCACATCGTCGCCTATTGCGGCGATCTCGGCTACGGCGTCGCCATCGGCGCGCAGATGCTGTCCTTGATGATGGCGCTCGGCATCGTCAGCCGGATCGGCTCCGGCTTTCTCGCCGATCGCATCGGCGGCGTCAGAACCTTGCTGATCGGCTCGCTGGCGCAGGGTTTTGCGCTGCTGTTCTATCTGTTCTTCGACGGCCTGACGTCGCTCTATCTGATATCGGGCATGTTCGGCCTGTTCCAGGGCGGCATCGTACCGAGCTATGCGATCATCGTGCGTGAGGCGATGCCGGCGCGCGAGGCCGCCACCCGAGTCGGCATCATCATCTTCGCCTCGGTGTTCGGCATGTCGTTCGGCGGCTGGGTCTCGGGCGTCATCTTCGACGCCACGGGGTCCTATTCGGCGGCCTTCGCCAACGGCATCGCGTGGAATGGCCTGAACTTGGCCATCGTCGTGACGCTGCTGATCCTGGCACGACGGCAACACCGGCTGGCAGCCTGA
- a CDS encoding 6,7-dimethyl-8-ribityllumazine synthase, whose amino-acid sequence MNQMLQDAPTDTPTDTIAVGTSPPADTPVALPPDESPPAPSHPRFSKPQRVAFVQSAWHRDVVAECRLAFLDEIEARHIPRDRVDIFEVPGSFEIPLHAQLLAKTRRYTAIVAAGLVVDGGIYRHEFVADTVIKALMDVQLRTEVPVFSAVLTPQQFHETQAHFEFFRKHFATKGIEVATACAETLLSLERLRSQVAAGII is encoded by the coding sequence ATGAATCAGATGTTGCAAGACGCGCCTACTGATACGCCCACCGACACCATCGCTGTAGGAACGTCGCCGCCGGCGGATACGCCGGTCGCGTTACCGCCCGACGAGTCGCCACCGGCGCCGTCGCATCCGCGCTTCAGCAAGCCGCAGCGCGTCGCCTTCGTGCAATCGGCCTGGCATCGCGACGTCGTCGCCGAATGCCGTCTGGCCTTTCTCGACGAGATCGAGGCGCGCCACATCCCGCGCGATCGTGTCGACATCTTCGAGGTGCCAGGCTCGTTCGAGATCCCGCTGCATGCGCAGCTCCTGGCCAAGACGCGGCGCTATACCGCGATCGTCGCGGCCGGCCTCGTCGTCGACGGCGGCATCTACCGCCACGAATTCGTCGCCGACACCGTCATCAAGGCGCTGATGGACGTGCAATTGCGCACCGAGGTGCCGGTGTTCTCCGCGGTGCTGACGCCGCAGCAATTCCACGAGACGCAGGCGCATTTCGAGTTCTTCCGCAAGCATTTTGCGACCAAGGGCATCGAGGTGGCGACCGCCTGCGCCGAGACGCTGCTGAGCCTGGAGCGGCTGCGCAGCCAGGTCGCGGCGGGGATTATCTGA
- a CDS encoding YbjN domain-containing protein, whose product MSLLESTIDSADHPLSVVETIAADNNWMFERSGEDEITIASKGQWTDYQLSFTWMAEIEALHLACAFDMKIPEARRAEVQRLIAAINEQLWLGHFDIWTHTGMVMHRQALVLPGGITASGLQCESMLAGAIHACERYFPAFQFVVWAGKSTQEAMAAALFDTEGEA is encoded by the coding sequence ATGTCCCTGCTCGAAAGCACTATCGATTCCGCAGATCATCCGCTGAGCGTGGTCGAGACCATTGCGGCCGACAACAATTGGATGTTCGAGCGCTCCGGCGAGGACGAGATCACGATCGCCTCCAAGGGCCAGTGGACCGACTATCAGCTTTCCTTCACCTGGATGGCGGAGATCGAGGCGCTGCATCTGGCCTGTGCCTTCGACATGAAGATTCCCGAGGCGCGCCGCGCCGAGGTGCAGCGGCTGATCGCCGCGATCAACGAGCAGCTCTGGCTCGGTCATTTCGACATCTGGACCCACACCGGCATGGTGATGCACCGCCAGGCCCTGGTGCTGCCCGGCGGGATCACCGCGTCGGGACTGCAATGCGAGAGCATGCTGGCGGGCGCCATCCACGCCTGCGAGCGCTATTTCCCGGCCTTCCAGTTCGTGGTCTGGGCCGGCAAGTCGACCCAGGAGGCCATGGCGGCGGCGCTGTTCGATACAGAGGGCGAGGCGTAG
- the proC gene encoding pyrroline-5-carboxylate reductase has product MTSADNNLLHQLTGTIVLAGAGKMGGAMLTGWLAGGLDPARVVVIEPMPSAEITALKARGVRLNPTATAPAEVVIVAVKPQMFPDAGPALKPWVGDATLVLSIMAGTTIAGLQQTIGGAVVRAMPNTPAAIGRGITVAVPAGNVSAAQRGLTDALLRATGAVEWVDEEALMDAVTAVSGSGPAYVFLLAEELARAGVAAGLPESLATKLARHTVSGAGELLRQSDLPSATLRQNVTSPGGTTAAALSVLMGADGFQPLLTKAVAAATARSKELAK; this is encoded by the coding sequence GTGACATCAGCGGACAACAACCTGCTTCATCAGCTCACCGGCACCATCGTGCTGGCCGGCGCCGGCAAGATGGGCGGGGCAATGCTGACCGGGTGGCTGGCCGGCGGGCTCGATCCCGCGCGCGTGGTCGTGATCGAGCCGATGCCGTCGGCCGAGATCACGGCGCTAAAGGCCCGAGGCGTCCGCCTCAATCCGACGGCGACCGCGCCGGCCGAGGTCGTCATCGTTGCCGTCAAGCCGCAGATGTTCCCCGACGCCGGCCCCGCCTTGAAGCCGTGGGTCGGCGACGCGACGCTGGTGCTGTCGATCATGGCGGGGACGACGATCGCCGGCCTGCAGCAAACGATCGGCGGCGCGGTCGTGCGCGCGATGCCGAATACGCCCGCCGCGATCGGCCGGGGCATCACCGTGGCCGTGCCGGCCGGCAACGTCAGCGCCGCGCAGCGGGGGCTGACGGACGCGCTGCTGCGTGCCACCGGCGCGGTGGAATGGGTCGACGAGGAGGCGCTGATGGACGCGGTGACTGCCGTGTCCGGCTCGGGGCCCGCCTATGTGTTCCTGCTCGCCGAGGAGCTCGCCCGCGCCGGCGTCGCCGCCGGCCTGCCCGAGTCCCTGGCGACGAAGCTCGCGCGCCACACCGTGTCGGGCGCCGGCGAGCTGCTGCGCCAATCGGACCTGCCGTCCGCCACCCTGCGCCAGAACGTCACCTCGCCGGGCGGCACCACCGCGGCGGCGCTGTCGGTGCTGATGGGAGCCGACGGCTTCCAGCCGCTGCTGACCAAGGCGGTCGCGGCGGCCACGGCGCGTTCGAAAGAGCTCGCGAAGTAG
- a CDS encoding TolC family protein, translated as MQGTIRLAALAAALALAGCASFSADGGMSAVADIAGHITGKEVASVRGDDDAERVRAATRRLLARPLSADAAVQVALFNNKGLQAAYSALALSEADMVEASLPPNPTFSLMRISGDGALEAERQVAGDILALATLPLRSEIARERFRQAQLKAALATLRLAAEVRRAQVRAVAANELVGLLVEAQSAAEATAKLASKLGETGALNRLDQAREQVFYAETTAELATARRAAGSARERLIRLMGLWGDDLNFRLPDRLPALPRRPLSQPFVEADAVGHRIDLQVARLELTALATALQLSEATRFVTLLDLAGLDRKTVEPDGRVIRERGYDVQFQIPIFDGGEVRVRQAAETYNIAFNRLTERAVTVRSEARDAYRSYRAAFDIAGHYAREVLPLRRIISEEMQLRYSSMQVDIFALLLEARQRLASRRAAIDAVRDFFLAEAELSAAVNGGVASGEDSAQQTASALAPSND; from the coding sequence ATGCAGGGGACCATCAGGCTCGCGGCGCTCGCCGCAGCACTTGCGCTCGCAGGCTGTGCCTCGTTCTCGGCGGACGGCGGCATGAGCGCCGTCGCGGACATCGCCGGCCACATCACCGGCAAGGAGGTCGCCTCGGTGAGAGGCGATGACGACGCTGAGCGCGTCCGCGCTGCGACGCGCCGGCTGCTCGCCCGGCCCTTGTCGGCCGATGCCGCCGTGCAGGTCGCGCTGTTCAACAACAAGGGCCTGCAGGCCGCCTACAGCGCCCTCGCGCTCAGCGAGGCGGACATGGTGGAGGCCAGCCTGCCGCCCAACCCGACCTTCTCCCTCATGCGCATCAGCGGCGACGGCGCGCTGGAGGCCGAGCGTCAGGTCGCCGGCGACATCCTCGCGCTCGCCACCTTGCCGCTGCGCTCGGAGATCGCGCGCGAGCGGTTTCGCCAGGCACAATTGAAGGCCGCGCTGGCGACACTGCGGCTCGCCGCGGAGGTCCGCCGCGCGCAGGTCCGCGCCGTCGCCGCCAACGAGCTGGTCGGCCTTCTCGTCGAGGCGCAATCGGCCGCGGAGGCGACCGCGAAGCTCGCCTCGAAGCTCGGCGAGACCGGCGCGCTCAACCGGCTCGATCAGGCGCGCGAGCAGGTGTTCTATGCCGAGACCACGGCCGAGCTCGCCACCGCCCGCCGTGCCGCAGGAAGCGCCCGCGAGCGGCTGATCCGTCTGATGGGCCTGTGGGGCGACGATCTGAATTTCCGCCTGCCCGATCGGCTGCCGGCGCTGCCGCGCCGCCCGCTGAGCCAGCCCTTCGTCGAGGCCGATGCCGTCGGCCATCGCATCGATCTGCAGGTCGCCCGCCTCGAGCTCACGGCGCTCGCCACCGCGCTGCAGCTCAGCGAGGCGACGCGCTTCGTCACGTTGCTCGATCTCGCCGGCCTCGACCGCAAGACCGTCGAGCCCGACGGCCGCGTCATCCGCGAACGCGGCTACGACGTGCAGTTCCAGATCCCGATCTTCGACGGCGGCGAGGTCCGCGTGCGGCAGGCGGCCGAGACCTACAACATCGCCTTCAACCGCCTGACCGAGCGCGCCGTCACCGTCCGCTCCGAGGCGCGCGACGCCTATCGCAGCTACCGCGCGGCCTTCGACATCGCCGGCCATTACGCCCGCGAGGTGCTGCCGCTGCGCCGGATCATCAGCGAGGAGATGCAGCTGCGCTATTCCAGCATGCAGGTCGACATCTTCGCGCTGCTGCTCGAGGCGCGGCAGCGCCTGGCCTCGCGCCGCGCCGCGATCGACGCCGTCAGAGACTTCTTCCTCGCCGAGGCCGAGCTGTCGGCCGCCGTCAACGGCGGAGTCGCGAGCGGCGAAGACAGCGCACAGCAGACCGCGAGCGCGCTCGCGCCAAGCAACGACTGA
- a CDS encoding MHYT domain-containing protein, translating into MIEGYDPYLVALSVVIASLGGYTGFSLTARIRSGPGENARVLLSGAAGILAVGIWTMHFVGMMAAPLPPDAVYLVLPTIISFLICALVIGISLFFVSIGDPSPRRVVPSALLLGAGIASMHYVGMHGLSGSFGLTHDPALVALSVAIAIGAAYGGLRIFLARQDGLRLAISAVAFGIAVSGMHYTAMLGMHVVPMGEGHDHAAPGLAASPQALAIVVAVLCFVIAAGFLLSLVPDPRRQSQPMPAVAEAAPQLAPEPAATAAEPVVEVAAMSRATAAPLGGIGQPPRATAARLPLEGANGTHFIDAGDVRSVRADAHYTRIHDGTRERMCPWSISEAEAQLDPGRFIRVHRSHIVAIEHVIYVGREGEGAIIELDGPSKPRVPVSRAKVAEVKARLGLRRPA; encoded by the coding sequence ATGATCGAAGGATACGATCCTTATCTCGTCGCGCTCTCGGTCGTGATCGCGAGCCTGGGTGGCTATACCGGTTTCAGTCTCACCGCGCGCATCCGCAGCGGGCCGGGAGAGAATGCGCGCGTGCTGCTGTCCGGCGCCGCCGGGATTCTGGCCGTGGGCATCTGGACCATGCATTTCGTGGGCATGATGGCGGCGCCACTGCCGCCTGATGCCGTCTATCTGGTGCTGCCGACCATCATCTCGTTCCTGATCTGCGCGCTCGTGATCGGCATCTCGCTGTTCTTCGTCAGCATCGGCGATCCCTCCCCCCGGCGCGTCGTCCCTTCCGCGCTGCTGCTCGGCGCCGGCATCGCCAGCATGCATTATGTCGGCATGCACGGCCTGTCCGGCTCATTCGGGCTGACGCATGATCCGGCGCTGGTGGCGCTGTCGGTGGCGATTGCGATCGGCGCCGCCTATGGCGGCCTGCGCATCTTCCTGGCGCGGCAGGACGGGCTGCGGCTCGCCATCAGCGCGGTTGCCTTCGGCATCGCCGTGTCCGGCATGCATTACACGGCGATGCTGGGAATGCATGTCGTGCCGATGGGCGAGGGACACGATCACGCCGCACCAGGACTTGCTGCGTCGCCGCAAGCGCTCGCGATCGTCGTCGCCGTGCTGTGCTTCGTCATCGCCGCCGGATTTTTGCTGTCGCTGGTGCCGGACCCGCGCCGTCAATCGCAGCCGATGCCGGCCGTTGCCGAGGCTGCGCCGCAATTGGCGCCGGAGCCGGCCGCGACGGCGGCCGAGCCGGTGGTCGAGGTCGCCGCTATGAGCCGGGCGACGGCGGCGCCGCTGGGGGGCATCGGCCAGCCGCCGCGCGCGACCGCGGCGCGATTGCCGCTGGAGGGCGCCAACGGCACCCATTTCATCGATGCCGGGGACGTGCGCAGCGTGCGCGCTGATGCGCACTACACGCGGATCCACGACGGCACCCGCGAGCGGATGTGCCCATGGTCGATCTCCGAGGCTGAGGCGCAGCTCGATCCCGGCCGCTTCATCCGCGTGCACCGCAGCCACATCGTCGCGATCGAGCACGTGATCTACGTCGGTCGGGAAGGCGAGGGCGCGATCATCGAGCTCGATGGCCCCTCGAAGCCGCGCGTGCCGGTGAGCCGCGCCAAGGTCGCCGAGGTCAAGGCGCGGCTCGGGCTGCGGCGGCCGGCCTGA